One window of Marinobacterium aestuarii genomic DNA carries:
- a CDS encoding YbeD family protein, giving the protein MSEQQPPKIEFPCPNYPIKVIGVNSTDFRDYVIETVLKYAPDLDVASVTVQDSNKGTFQSVRFCITATGAEQLEQMHQDLKSSGRVKMVM; this is encoded by the coding sequence ATGAGCGAACAGCAACCCCCCAAGATTGAATTTCCCTGCCCCAATTACCCGATCAAGGTTATTGGGGTGAACAGCACCGATTTTCGGGACTACGTCATCGAAACAGTGCTTAAGTACGCGCCTGATCTCGATGTCGCCAGCGTCACGGTGCAGGACAGCAACAAGGGCACCTTTCAGTCAGTGCGCTTTTGCATTACCGCCACCGGTGCCGAACAGCTGGAACAGATGCACCAGGATCTGAAGTCGTCCGGTCGCGTTAAAATGGTCATGTGA
- the lipB gene encoding lipoyl(octanoyl) transferase LipB, producing the protein MAVADTLILRSLGQVPYDITWQRMQDLTNSRDDQTPDEIWLLEHDPVFTQGQAGKAEHVLNAGDIPVVQADRGGQVTYHGPGQLVVYLLLNLRRKSLGVRDLVDLMEQSVVTLLGEYGVQAYPKPDAPGVYVGDAKICSLGLRVRRGCSFHGLALNLDMDMEPFLRINPCGYAGMTMTQLASLVPGLDSAGAVSRMGDILINKIGYTSVSRRTRLD; encoded by the coding sequence ATGGCCGTTGCCGATACGTTGATTCTGCGCAGCCTGGGGCAAGTGCCCTATGACATCACCTGGCAGCGGATGCAGGATCTCACTAACAGCCGTGATGACCAGACGCCGGATGAAATCTGGCTGCTGGAGCATGACCCAGTGTTTACCCAGGGACAGGCCGGCAAGGCCGAGCATGTGCTCAATGCCGGTGACATTCCGGTGGTACAGGCCGACCGTGGCGGCCAGGTGACCTACCATGGCCCCGGTCAGCTGGTGGTCTACCTGCTGCTGAACCTGCGTCGCAAAAGCCTGGGCGTGCGTGATCTGGTGGACCTGATGGAGCAGAGCGTGGTGACGCTGCTGGGCGAATACGGCGTCCAGGCCTACCCCAAGCCCGATGCGCCCGGTGTCTATGTGGGTGATGCCAAGATCTGCTCGCTGGGCCTGCGGGTGCGCCGTGGCTGTTCCTTCCATGGCCTGGCCCTGAACCTGGACATGGACATGGAGCCCTTCCTGCGCATCAATCCCTGCGGTTATGCTGGCATGACCATGACCCAGCTGGCTAGTCTGGTGCCGGGGCTGGACAGTGCCGGGGCTGTCAGCCGTATGGGTGATATTTTGATCAACAAAATCGGGTATACTTCGGTATCCCGCAGAACCAGATTGGATTAG
- the lipA gene encoding lipoyl synthase — translation MASSDSKTAGARVEQGVKLRGAEKVARIPVKVIPTEKDEMPRKPAWLRVRMGNSAEVQRIKSKLREHKLSSVCEEASCPNIGECFTNGTATFMIMGDICTRRCPFCDVAHGRPNALNADEPRELATAIADLGLRYVVITSVDRDDLRDGGAQHIADCVRETRERQPSIEIETLVPDFRGRMDVALEILSATPPDVFNHNMETVPRLYKQVRPGADYAWSLDLLEGFKQRQPGIRTKSGLMVGVGETNAEIVEVMRDLRAHNVDMITIGQYLQPSRSHLPVDRFVTPDEFDEFARQAKEMGFSHVASGPLVRSSYHADLQAKGEKVG, via the coding sequence ATGGCAAGTTCTGATAGCAAAACCGCTGGCGCGCGCGTCGAGCAGGGTGTCAAGCTTCGCGGCGCCGAAAAGGTTGCCCGCATCCCGGTGAAAGTCATTCCCACCGAAAAAGATGAAATGCCACGCAAGCCGGCCTGGTTGCGGGTTCGCATGGGAAACTCGGCCGAGGTGCAGCGCATCAAGTCCAAGTTGCGCGAACACAAGCTGTCGTCCGTCTGTGAAGAGGCCAGCTGCCCGAATATCGGCGAGTGCTTCACCAATGGCACCGCCACCTTCATGATCATGGGTGATATCTGCACCCGTCGCTGCCCGTTCTGCGACGTGGCCCACGGTCGCCCCAATGCGCTGAACGCCGACGAGCCCCGCGAGCTGGCCACCGCCATTGCGGACCTGGGTCTGCGCTATGTGGTTATCACCTCGGTTGACCGCGACGACCTGCGTGACGGTGGTGCCCAGCATATCGCCGACTGCGTACGCGAAACCCGCGAGCGTCAGCCGTCTATCGAGATCGAAACCCTGGTGCCGGATTTCCGCGGCCGCATGGATGTTGCGCTGGAAATTCTCAGTGCCACGCCGCCGGACGTTTTCAACCACAACATGGAAACCGTGCCGCGTCTGTACAAGCAGGTGCGCCCGGGTGCCGACTACGCATGGTCGCTGGATCTGCTCGAAGGCTTCAAGCAGCGTCAGCCCGGTATTCGCACCAAGTCCGGCCTGATGGTGGGTGTGGGCGAAACCAATGCAGAGATCGTCGAGGTGATGCGTGACCTGCGGGCACACAATGTCGACATGATCACCATTGGTCAGTATCTGCAGCCAAGCCGCAGTCATCTGCCGGTCGACCGTTTCGTAACACCGGATGAGTTCGACGAATTTGCCCGTCAGGCCAAGGAAATGGGCTTCTCCCATGTTGCCTCTGGCCCGCTGGTGCGTTCGTCCTACCATGCCGATCTGCAGGCCAAGGGTGAGAAAGTCGGTTAA